The Arachis ipaensis cultivar K30076 chromosome B07, Araip1.1, whole genome shotgun sequence genomic interval GATCTTGTTGAATCCCAAAATCTAAATATAACCCACAGGCCACAGATATAAATGGTGCTCATTTTCCCTTAACTTGAAGCAGCACACAGTCACAGCCTCAAAACTCAAAAGCCactttaatttgttttttatcagtttttatgttaaaaagcTATTTTCACATGGAAACATAACAAAATCATAAGGCACATGCATAGAAATCAGTTACTGAAAGTAATTTAGTTGAGACTGAGAAGAGCAGGGACAAAACCGGGTTAAGCCTCTAGTTTAACCACTTTTCTGTGTTCCAACAAACTAAAGGTGTGACCCAACACACTAAAGTCTAAACCCGCTAACACAAACAAACCCAGGGGCCACATTTATATAACATTtcgattaattaataatttaatttcacCTACTATATAAGTAGTATATCCACTACTCTTTCCTTTCACAATAACACTATACAACACAAATATCAACAACAATAACATGGAGTCAGTTCAGTCCTGGGTTTCAGAGCACAAGCTCACTACAGTTGGTAAGTTTATTGATTACTAGCAATTTTGTTTATCAGATCTATGAGATTAATTTGAACATGCATGCTGAAAATTAAGTATAAAATGAATAGATTATTATATTTCATAAATAGTCTTAActcttaataagaataataataccattaattaattttgttatttaatagaatatattaataatttttcaGGGGGGCTATGGGCCTCAGGAATAGGAGCATCACTGATTGCTTATTCAAGAGCAAAGTCTCCAATGAAACCAAGTCTTAGGCTTATACATGCCAGGTNNNNNNNNNNNNNNNNNNNNNNNNNNNNNNNNNNNNNNNNNNNNNNNNNNNNNNNNNNNNNNNNNNNNNNNNNNNNNNNNNNNNNNNNNNNNNNNNNNNNNNNNNNNNNNNNNNNNNNNNNNNNNNNNNNNNNNNNNNNNNNNNNNNNNNNNNNNNNNNNNNNNNNNNNNNNNNNNNNNNNNNNNNNNNNNNNNNNNNNNNNNNNNNNNNNNNNNNNNNNNNNNNNNNNNNNNNNNNNNNNNNNNNNNNNNNNNNNNNNNNNNNNNNNNNNNNNNNNNNNNNNNNNNNNNNNNNNNNNNNNNNNNNNNNNNNNNNNNNNNNNNNNNNNNNNNNNNNNNNNNNNNNNNNNNNNNNNNNNNNNNNNNNNNNNNNNNNNNNNNNNNNNNNNNNNNNNNNNNNNNNNNNNNNNNNNNNNNNNNNNNNNNNNNNNNNNNNNNNNNNNNNNNNNNNNNNNNNNNNNNNNNNNNNNNNNNNNNNNNNNNNNNNNNNNNNNNNNNNNNNNNNNNNNNNNNNNNNNNNNNNNNNNNNNNNNNNNNNNNNNNNNNNNNNNNNNNNNNNNNNNNNNNNNNNNNNNNNNNNNNNNNNNNNNNNNNNNNNNNNNNNNNNNNNNNNNNNNNNNNNNNNNNNAATTAAGAACCTGGGGGGAGGGAACTGAGAAAGCTAGCAGCAGTTGTAATATATCTATGTAGTAGGATCAATATGTATGACTTCTAATGATGTATGATGATGACGATTAATTAGAAGTTTATCGACTCCAAATGTGTCTCGTTATTTTCCATAATTCCCTCCAGAATGCAAATTGAGGCCTATTTgaaatttactatttttttaattataagtttatcaaattttaatttatttatttgattaactttttatatagaaaaaaaattgagTAATCTAACTTAGTTTGAATGAGCCACTTGGGCCTTCGGGTAACATTTTTTTTGGTCAGGGAATAACATGTTTTAATGGCCCATGCCTTTGCGTACAAAACCGTtaacaaatacaaaaaaaaagccCACCTTTTACAATGATATATATTTAAGTTCGAATTTGGTCTATTGTGTGCATCAAGAAGTTTTTAAATGAAGTTTAGAATGACCAAAAAGAAAATGAAGTTTAGATTTACTACAAATTAGTCATTGGTCTGTGGAGTCAGAGAATATGgggaacaataaaaaaataaaaccaagGATATCCATTTTGTGGTTCTTTAATTTTGTAGGAGCTACTCTGCATGAAGAATTTGGTATCAAATcatatcctcttttttttttttgatcaGAGTGAGAGATTAGGGATTTTGTAACATCATAGATAGATAGCACTTTCATATCCTCTTATCTTTTGGTCTGAATCTTCTTAGATTTTCTTAACATAATTGCAATACATGGAAAAAATTAGACTAAAATGATATTGGGCCAGAAACAGACCCAGCCTTATGTTACTAAGATGGGCCCAACTACATGCTAATATCAGTTATTTACTGTTAACTACCANNNNNNNNNNNNNNNNNNNNNNNNNNNNNNNNNNNNNNNNNNNNNNNNNNNNNNNNNNNNNNNNNNNNNNNNNNNNNNNNNNNNNNNNNNNNNNNNNNNNNNNNNNNNNNNNNNNNNNNNNNNNNNNNNNNNNNNNNNNNNNNNNNNNNNNNNNNNNNNNNNNNNNNNNNNNNNNNNNNNNNNNNNNNNNNNNNNNNNNNNNNNNNNNNNNNNNNNNNNNNNNNNNNNNNNNNNNNNNNNNNNNNNNNNNNNNNNNNNNNNNNNNNNNNNNNNNNNNNNNNNNNNNNNNNNNNNNNNNNNNNNNNNNNNNNNNNNNNNNNNNNNNNNNNNNNNNNNNNNNNNNNNNNNNNNNNNNNNNNNNNNNNNNNNNNNNNNNNNNNNNNNNNNNNNNNNNNNNNNNNNNNNNNNNNNNNNNNNNNNNNNNNNNNNNNNNNNNNNNNNNNNNNNNNNNNNNNNNNNNNNNNNNNNNNNNNNNNNNNNNNNNNNNNNNNNNNNNNNNNNNNNNNNNNNNNNNNNNNNNNNNNNNNNNNNNNNNNNNNNNNNNNNNNNNNNNNNNNNNNNNNNNNNNNNNNNNNNNNNNNNNNNNNNNNNNNNNNNNNNNNNNNNNNNNNNNNNNNNNNNNNNNNNNNNNNNNNNNNNNNNNNNNNNNNNNNNNNNNNNNNNNNNNNNNNNNNNNNNNNNNNNNNNNNNNNNNNNNNNNNNNNNNNNNNNNNNNNNNNNNNNNNNNNNNNNNNNNNNNNNNNNNNNNNNNNNNNNNNNNNNNNNNNNNNNNNNNNNNNNNNNNNNNNNNNNNNNNNNNNNNNNNNNNNNNNNNNNNNNNNNNNNNNNNNNNNNNNNNNNNNNNNNNNNNNNNNNNNNNNNNNNNNNNNNNNNNNNNNNNNNNNNNNNNNNNNNNNNNNNNNNNNNNNNNNNNNNNNNNNNNNNNNNNNNNNNNNNNNTAAACCTCCCCCCCCCccccaaaaaaaataaaacaatattatATGAAGTTATTCCTGAAATATTATATGAGAAATATTACctttattaaaattttctattGATGCAACTCCATTTTATTAAAGTGGATCGGATCAATTTCTATGAGCACAATTGTGAATTTGTGTTTTATTCGGGAGTAACATTTGTAATGAAATTTTAACCTATAaccttatataataaataaagtagaAACTCAGGTGCAGACGATTTTACGTAAAATTGGTATCTGAGAaccgttagataatttgactgatttaactaaatttttgtcTAATAACTCTGaagtatcaacttcacatgaagtcgacttcacctgaattttcaccaaTAAATAATTAAACTCTTCACCACAATTGCTTGCTTTTAATATTAACGATAAAAGTTTTGTCCTGTTCATCATCTAAGAAAATTACATCATAATATATAACACCAGTACTCAAGCACTACTATCTAATATTAATTTATACTCTTAGACATTTAATTGTTtatgttttctccttttattATTACTTTAAGTTTGTAGAAAAAATAGTATCATAACATAGtatcaaaattttatatttaaaaaatttagagttTGATTCTTGATAaaatttcaaatataaaaaaaatagcataaaataaataaaaaaatgcaaaaattaaataaatttaaaaaaattacttaaataaaaatatttaaaatataatcatttatgtTGTCTCCTTTTATGTATTAgcttaaatttttagaaaaaataatatcATCATATTTGGTACGACCattagcttaattatttattcttaatcttattttgTACAATACTCACAACAATTACACACCATTATTAAGTATATCTATAGAAAAATATGTTGTGTAATTCTGAATCTATAAAAATGGCTCATTAGTTTCAAAATATTGACCTTAACGCTCTCACTTGTTTACCATGTATTGACCATTTGGGTGAAGTAATAAAAAAAGTACCTCACGTGACTCCAATTCATTATTACTTGATTGTGCCAAAAATCTTGTTTGAAAATAATATAATGTTATTCTAAAGTTAACAAGTGTCAACTTCAACGTCTTTCTGCTTCTCTATAGGGCACTTACACTTTTGCTTTAggagtttttttgtttttaaatcaaTTTTACCCATCAGacatgaaaatatatatttaggacagttaataactaattaattctttttttaatcaattcttaatcatataattaattaattaattaggacagttaataactaattaattaaaatcTTCTATGAATTTATATATGTAGTAGTGTTAGGTATCTTGGCATCATATATAAGTTTGATGAACACAACCaactcattcttcttcttctttgttttttttttactcgTATATAATTTCATTGAAGATTATTGAAGGATTGAAAGGATCGTTCAGAAGATATCAATACGCATTCTTTCACGAAGATTCTTCCCTTAATAAACAAAATTGGCAGTTAGCCAAACATAGGATTAAGATAATGAGAAAAAAGAAacttgaaaaatagaaaaaagaaaaaaaaaaagaaaacaaaagaatgaAGACAACCATCTATATATAagatacaaattaaaaaatatatttatattattagaAGCGGGCTCTTGATTTAATCTTGATCAGCACTTTGTTGGCTCCAATTCTTTATTGCTTGTCCCACTGCTTGTTTCACAGCTTGTGCATCAATAGTCTCACCTTGTTCATCATTctacacaaaataaataaataaaagtaattaataaaaggaaaagaagaagataaaaagttGCATTATTATATATAGCCTTCATTATTCTTGTGCATGAAATATATTTATCAATGTTACGTGAccaacaaatattattattttagattAGTACTtagttaataataatttatatctatatttatatacaaaaaaatataaaagttacaaatataatttatatttatatttttttaaatatatacatataaattaataaaatttatttgttaaaaataaagTAGCATTTATGTTGATCNNNNNNNNNNNNNNNNNNNNNNNNNNNNNNNNNNNNNNNNNNNNNNNNNNNNNNNNNNNNNNNNNNNNNNNNNNNNNNNNNNNNNNNNNNNNNNNNNNNNNNNNNNNNNNNNNNNNNNNNNNNNNNNNNNNNNNNNNNNNNNNNNNNNNNNNNNNNNNNNNNNNNNNNNNNNNNNNNNNNNNNNNNNNNNAGCATTTATGTTGATCAAATAATGATCAAAATTACTAAAAATTACTAATCTCTAAAATTTCTGATTTATATATGTAGGAGAGAAAAATAATTGGTTGTTTCTATATGAagtaaataaatattatattattgaggATGATTAATATAAATAGGCTAAGATTTAAAAAGAACTATAGATTCATGATCATGATCAACAATATTGCACAGCAACGTAACTACATAGATCCTattccttttttatatttttccctCAATAGAGAgatgatgagagagagagaggaacaaATGTTTTATACAAGGACAACATGTGACTTCCAAAAGCCTATGGAGTAATAACACAAGGTAACAATGGTTAGGGAAAAACTATAATGCAATTAACTTCAcataaaattaatagttaagaatcgttaaataatttaagaggtttaactaaattattatctaatagtcctaaactatcaactttataaaaaattaattgctCTTGAATTTTCACCTAATAATGATGAGATTGATCATATACAAATGTTGTGTTATTATTCAATTTTTTGTGTTTGAGTTAtactacgtgtacactaaaatcagacattaaaatcagttatcagtataaaatatatgttaaaatataaatacacattaaaaataaattaaactatacatatatttatacataaatatattaatgactgattttagtggctgattttgatgtacaaataacatttttgtttatgtttatatatagaATGTGTATGTGTATGTGATCTTACTTCTCCTCCAACTGCTTGGAATCGAAAAGTGTCCGTACAAGAAACCCTAGCTTCAAGAACTGTGAGACCCATCTCTTCAAAGGCTTCAAGAATTGAAACAAGTAGTCCTTGGCAGCTTCTTGCTGAAATTACATTTATCATAAATCCCTTTTCTAGGGTTTCTACTGTCACCTGCACATACACATACAACATCTTTATTTCAAACTTGATCaaaacaattaataaaataatatcaacaatatatatatatataccatagGCAAATTAGGattatggtgatgatgatgatttgaAGTTTCTGCTGTGGCTATTTCTTGATTGAGTCTTTCTACCTTTTCTTTAAGCTCTTCAATATACTTTGATGCATCGattatgatggaggttttgttcACCTGCATAATATAATTCAGATATTAAATTAAGAATATATACTTAACATGGAGGATGCAGAAAGAATAGACATAGAATTGGCTGAACATTCTTCAGAAAATTCATGAACCaatgaaaagaaagagagagagagagagaggaatgaAGTATATTTACAGCATGAGAGTTGGTAATAGAACGAAGGAGTTGAAGCTTCTCATGCAGTAGTGCTGCTCTCTTTTGCTCTCTTgaaaccattattattattgttattattattattattattagtattattttctTGGCTCTCTTCTTAAAAATCTCTCCTATGAGAGATCTCTTGCTATCAACTCATTTAAAAGAGTGGGGATGAGCTCTCAAATCTATATATCATTCATCTCATGTGTTTTCTTCCCTGCTTACAAAGTAATCCTATATACATGCCTGAATTTACCAAAATGCCCTTTCTTAATTTTGAGGATATAGAAATGTAATTTTATACTAACTTTTTTTCCATGTCGAGCTGAACTAATTTATTCAATTCATgtaatcatttattttttttttataaatatttttctctttttatttgttttatactGAAATTCTTTTTTAGAGATCAACACAAATTGAATTCTAAACATTTAGTTTATAGAAGCCCGTAAAATTActtctttcaaaaatttaaacTGATTAAAAAAGGAATACGAATAATTATATCTTTAacaaaatcaatttgaaaaactAAAATTCTGTCCAATTTTAATATAGAATAAATTTCATAACAAATCTGGGTAATTTTCTGCCAGTGAATACAATGTTTCTAGCCGTTTAActctcaaaaaaaaatatttataattttctaagaAGTTTGATTTAAGTATATAGTATTAAAATTTTGGTgtttattatgattttttttctaaCTCAATTGTGACTTAGCTTTCTATAAAGATTTATTTTCTAATTTGTGCATGTATAGAAACGTAGGCCACAAGAGTTAACAATTTAGGTTCTCGGTCTCTCAAGTTTGATTAATAAGTTGATGAAAGCATACATAGGTGAATGAATTATTTAAAATTGTTTCACTTAAGCTAAGAAAAAAGAGGGATAGATGGGGAAAAGggaaaatacatgtggtatatATAAATTTTGGGGAATAGGAAAATGAAGAGGAGGAATCATGAACTCGTGATGTATAGTGAAAGGTATAATAAGCATCGAAAGAAGAGAAGGGAGAGGAAGGTAACAAAATGATGTGTGTAATGTTATATTGGAATGCCTCCAAACACTCCTCACGGGGGGctttaatttctttctttctttctttctttcttagtcTCTCAATATCTATTACTCACTCTCACATCACACCACTACCCTAATCAACCTTTtgtcctcttctctctctttctctctctcaccacacGTGCCAATCTTTTATCTTATATACTCATCATCACACATTCAATAATAACTCATCATATTCATTTTTATGTATTTCCATCTCTTAATCTTTAATCAAGTttaaataattaaagaaaaatttttgggaacaacaatttttaatattttttgttattatttgatcaataaaaatattaaattatttttaataaatataaattttaaaaaatatgaatacaAATTATATTGattcatatatataaaattttgataaatataaatataaattatatattttttgtgtgtAAAATTTATGTAAATATGAgtgtaaattattattaattaaataatttttttataattaaaagtttatttgtatgATTCAATGGTATATTTCAATACTTCTAATTTCTCTATTAATTATTTGGTACATGTTGATGTTATGATTTGCATACAATTATTCTTGCTAGCTGgcttgataatgataataatatataACATGCATTCTTCCAATAAACCGGTATATGCGTGTCATAGGATTCACattatttttcataatttattatCACTTATCTTACTTCTATCATATTCCAATACTTCTTCTAATTATTACatataatttattaaatatatactATCGAATTTTTTATGTATGTTTGTGGTGtatttatttccttttcatttgCAGCTTTCATTATTAAGTATTAGCTAGAAGAATAATTATTAGGAAATGAAACATGGATCAAGATTCAAGAGTATATATAATGTGGATCCTAGATTTCTGCCTCATTTTCTGATCATTTTCTCGTCTAACAATATTATTGGAACTCACTCTAGTGATACTATTTTTTGTaaagtttaaattaataaaaaaacatataaataaatagttatatttttaaTAGNNNNNNNNNNNNNNNNNNNNNNNNNNNNNNNNNNNNNNNNNNNNNNNNNNNNNNNNNNNNNNNNNTCTGATATGCTCTCTtatgcaaaaatatttttttatttagatttGCATGAATTTTATATAggcttttttgcattttttttttgtttttgaaattcaATAAAGATTGACTTGTAAATTTTTCGGATATAAAAACTCTAATAATGTGTCATGTATGTTGATGTTTATACCTATGCCTAGTTTCATACACACAAAAATATGGGTCTACTaataattttttcttatttttttattattatattttctttcttttctatttatattGGATATTATTTACAATTCAATAAAATGGATTCAAATTAAATATCATTGTTTCTCCGGCAAATTTTGTTATCATTTCAAAGGTTATTATGTGGAGAAAAAACATACAGATGTTACTTGTATATATCTTCTTTGGTATCAAATTTTAAGAAGGTAAATACTAAATACTCATATATCAAGTTGATGCATGATGATATAATACAATGATCGGAGTGAGGGAACAAAAACTATTATCAAGGTAATTACGAACTATATAGCCTTGTAATAATTGTGTGTAGCGactagtttaatttcttttataaaCGTATAGAGGTTTAATTTATTGCTGTTTATGGCTTTTTCCACGCTTCCAATTAAAATGTTTTGCTCTGCTCTGAAAAAACAAAAGGACACTCTCAACAAAATACCGTGTTAGCAGGAATAGAAATGATGTTTGAAATGTGTGGAAACTGACAAACACATATATACTCACaactttatattattattatttcataatACATGGCTAGATTTTACTTATACGATTAGAAAAGACTAATATACAAACACCACAAAAGATAGACTTGATTTTTTTCACATTACAAAGACAATGTGGGGTTCAGTTACCGTACAAATAGTCGTTGAAAAAGTTTCAAATGAAAAGGAAGTAAAATGAATTCTTTTATATGATAGAATTCATCATAATATATAACCCAAGAATGATAAATTTGAAAATAATGTCAATGAAACTGCTGGAACGGGATGCAGATAAAATTACCGAAGTTAGGGTGCCGGTGAAACTGTAAAAACGATGATGTAGACAAAATTGTCAAAACGGATTGCAAATGGAAGTGTTAGAATATGGTGAACTACCGTAACAAAATGCAAAAatcaagttgggttggtctagtggttagttcactagtccgcttaaataagtgttgggggttcgaatcccgccttgtgcatacaGCAACTTATTGGTCAGCGGCAAactcttaaatggagctcagtaccgcgacgAATTAGTCCTTGTCCTGTCGGATTGGGAGATACCGTGAGAAAAAATAAGACATTTTTATTCTCCTCTATAATCGATGTAAGGTTTTATATTGAGAGAAAACATTACTTTTATAAAAGATGTAAAAATGTGTGACATTACTTTTaccaatattttttaaatattgtcAAAGTTACATAATCACCGTAACTAGTACAGTCACTGcactcttttatatatatataaaagaggaTACTCTCGTAAACACTTATAAAACGTTTCTTTGTAAAGACACTTATGTGTCGTATTATTATTAGACGTATTAATAAATtggttatttttgaattttttgacaaactaaaataaaaccgattttttttaataataacaataaatccACCAATTATTATCAGATTCGGTCAAAGCGatttataacaataataataaacctAATTGTTATTAAATTTGGTCAAACCAACTAATTTACATAATCTATTagatcatgattttttttttgtttttttaaataaaaatcagagatatatttatctttttatcaaaaaatttaaacatgattCAATTTAGATTGTGTAAATCGATCGGATTAAATCGGGTCTGATAATTATAATATGaataattgggtttattattattGCTATAATAAAGCGATTTTATtctggtttattaaaaaataaattattaattaatttaataaagatATTGTTCCGGGGCTTACCTAGAACCGGACGGTGGTTGGGCTTGTTTGTGAGGCCCAAGCGCATGAGGAGTGTGGTCTCCGACTTGGTTTACGTCTGGGAGCCGCCTCCGAGTTGTGTGTTCCAAgagatgggggtggtacctgcaaagacactccgatgcctaagtcagcatggGGATAAGCAGGTTTAagtgtattggaacttagagatacctgaggggtgtcagtgtatttatagtggtgatccaataaccaccgttggagtagtgccacctttttaggtggataaaaGTCCCTTTATTTAGGGATTGTTGAGATATGGCTTctagaagtgggttgagagattttaggggcagttacttatttgaataagtgttatctgccagctatctCTTGAACCCGACTCCTTTGGAAAGAAGTCTGTGTTGAgtccgacctcttctaaagaggTCGGTGAATAACGAAGGCCAATCTTTGGATTGAGCCTTTTGGTGtatttggacctgggccttagtGTTGGGCCAGTGTAttaacagtgcccctactcgagttcAATCTCTTTTTCTTAAGAGTTGGATTCGAGTATTTGAACTCGGGCTTGTAGGCTCTGTATAATTGGTTTTAGCACATTTTACTTAACCAAAGAATATTTCTTATCCTAGTTTCGTACAACTCATTCAATTCGAGTTGTTTTGAGGATACATGACTTGTTTTAATACAAATCACCTTTCTGAAACTTATTCTGATTTCTTACGACTTGT includes:
- the LOC107608946 gene encoding transcription factor ICE1-like isoform X1, producing MVSREQKRAALLHEKLQLLRSITNSHAVNKTSIIIDASKYIEELKEKVERLNQEIATAETSNHHHHHNPNLPMVTVETLEKGFMINVISARSCQGLLVSILEAFEEMGLTVLEARVSCTDTFRFQAVGGENDEQGETIDAQAVKQAVGQAIKNWSQQSADQD
- the LOC107608946 gene encoding uncharacterized protein LOC107608946 isoform X2; translation: MVSREQKRAALLHEKLQLLRSITNSHAVNKTSIIIDASKYIEELKEKVERLNQEIATAETSNHHHHHNPNLPMVTVETLEKGFMINVISARSCQGLLVSILEAFEEMGLTVLEARVSCTDTFRFQAVGGEVRSHTHTHSIYKHKKLNNNTTFVYDQSHHY